The segment CGTCTGATAATGTTGCGAGCTACATGGGTCAGATGGCCATGGCAATGGGGCAACTAGGCACCCTCGAAGGCTTTATCCGCCAggtaaaaaattgaaaatgcGGAATGTTATCgtttagatatatataatcCTAGAACGAAAATCTTATACATATGTCTGTTATTGGAGTTCATAGGGCATTTCTTGGTGACAGGCTGATAACTTGAGGCTGCAAACACTACAACAGATGATTAGAGTGTTGACAACGCGTCAGTCAGCCCGTGCTCTTCTTGCCATGCATGATTATTCGTCTCGACTACGTGCTCTTAGTTCCTTGTGGCTTGCCAGGCCAAGAGAGTGAAACACAAGAATATTGCGTTTGCTCAGCTCTATTACATAATCGTACGGTAGGGACACTCCTTccaagagagatagagagatcaCAAAGCAAGACCTTCTCAGATTCTTATCAAAAGCAATATTTTGAGGAAAGAAGACTGCAGATATTGAAACTGGTTTCCTGAGATCCCCAAAGACATAGATTGTTGTTGTGTGTTGTAATATTTAGCCAATCAGGTTGTGTAATTTCTAGAGTGCGAGTGAATAGTCTTTGAATATTGAGAGCTTATAGAGATCATCAGTGTACGATCTTAGCAACCAACATGACACAAGGTGGGATACTTTGATGAACTTGAATTGTATGATGATCATAATAAGTCAAAGAAACATTCAGTTTACTTTTGAAGGAAAAAAGAGCTGATTATGTATCTTGAAATCATAGCAATAATTGTACAGCAAACACTGTCACAGCTACAACTTAAAGAGAGGTTTGGCGAAATTCATACAAATTATTCTCAGGAAGAAGACTTCTTCCTAAGTCGAAAATTCAATACTGGAAAAGACTTATACGGAACTTGGTAGCATGACAAAGCCAGTAGAGAAAACAGTCACCAGCTCAAAAGTAGTTGCTGGTGTAGAAGTTCTTGAGAAAATCAGACTTCCCTTGATCCTTGCTTCCAGTATTCTGAACGAGCCCTTCACCCACAACGTATTGACCAATAATGTGGTGACGCTGCTTTGCGTGATCCACTATGTCAGTCAGCTCTTCCATTCCCTTGAATAGAAGAAGATCAATCACCTGCAAAAAGCAACAAACTATCATCAGGAGAAGTATAGACTGCATTCTAAAAGCACCTAAAAGAGAGAGCCAACAaaactgatgtagcggaagctttaAAGATAGAACTAGAGATCCATTGATTCTTAGAATACCCGGAAAACTAGGATAATCACaaagatcttatttagtctaagaatgcctaagatcaatgtcttcttaaattcgttgagatcaccaatgatctaccgaaaacaaggaacaacaaagagaaaactcttaacttttattaatcaaatcaaaactcataaactgaatacaaagttaagcctagacggctatatataagaaaaccataaaaaccctaaaatattaaagataattatctaaaataattaataaaaacaataataagatatttagaatatttccaaatatctatctacatcaaAAACACACAAGAAGCTGCCTTCAATTGATggttcaaaactcaaaaaaatcACCACACAAGCAAATCTTAACTTAGGGTACTACTAAACATAAAGAATCCGTTTATGCTTCGAAGTAATAATATACTGTTGTCTTCTGCTTACATCTTCTATTAGAAAAATGCAAAGAAGAAAGCGTCTAGTGTCATATACAGAAACGAACCACAAGGTAGCACAGCTTTAACATTACCTAACGGTGTAAAGCTCCCACCTTTTCGTTCTACACCTAGCACTCAATTCACAGGACACTTAATTATCCATAAGATTCAACTACCCAGAAGGTAAAGCTTTCAACTTTCAAACATAGATGACAATTAAAAACAAGTCAAAATCACAGTACAACGCAAAGACAATCTCTTAAACATCAATGAAGCAATCAGACTAACGATACAACAAATGCAAAAAAGAAAATGTCTAATGTCACACAAAGTGGCACATCTTTAGCAGAAAGTAACTGTGTAAAGCTCCCACCTTTCCGCTCTGAGCAAACTCTCCACCCAGCACCCAATACACAAAGACACTTAATCATCCATAAGATACATAAAATCACAATTCAACGCAAAGATAAGTCTCCCAATCagatttaacaataaaaaaaaaccgTTTCGTCAATGGGGTAACAAACAATTCATAGTGAGATTAGGGGAAGTGCCTTAGGATCGGTGACGTGAGCGTTTTTACGAATCTGAGCAGAGATTGCGAAACGTAGCTGAGAAGGCGCGACGACGTCTTGCAGATTGTAAATGTCCATGATGGTTGGGATGGATCTACATGCAGCTCTGAAGTAATCGAAAACACGGCGGCGAGCCTCCGTGAGGTTAGCTGAGTTCGGCGGAACTCCGATCTTCCTCAACGTGAAAGGTGCTGCCATCTGATCTACGCTTGCTTTAAtcgctagagagagagagagagagagagagagagagagtctttccttcttctcttcctGAGATAAAACAGAGTAAACCACCTGATGGGCTGCTTCCAGAAATAACGACGTCGTTTCAGTTTTCGGTTTACTCTGGTTTAAATCATATCCAATTGATTTTTCAATCGATTTGAGAATGGAACATCTGATTCTGAATTGCTTCCAGAGATTAACGGCGTCGTTTCACACTGAATAGCAAAATGGGAGTAACCGATAATTGTTAAACCGAACCGATCGTAATGATTTCAGGCTCGGTTTACGTTctagtttaaaattatattcgATTGAACCAATTGGTTTTCTTAAGAAGGGTAAAATGGTCATTTTATCCATCCCCCGGTGTTTCTCAGCTTCTTAAACCTCTCTTCAGGACATTGCCGCTGTTCTTTTGGTTTATCACTCTCAAAATTCCCCATGGCGGCGGAAACAAAGATGGTGAAGGACTGTGTTCTCAACCACAGCGATaatgacgaagaagaagaagagaacttCTCAGACGATGGAGACTGGGGAGATTGGGAAGAAGCAGCTGATAaggacgacgacgacgacggcgGCTTCGAATCTGATTTCGTTTGTCTGTTCTGCGATTCACGCTTCGTGTCGTGTGATTTACTCTTCCAGCACTGTCTTCCGAGCCACGGGTTTGATTTTCATGGAGTTAGAAAGGAGCTGAAGCTCGATTTCTACGCTTCGTTTAAGCTCATCAACTATATCCGTTCACAGGTTTGGTGAATCTCTCTGTTTCCTATGCTCTGTTTCTTgtgctctgtttttttgttgGATAAAGTTGGTTCCTTTTAATGAACTTAGGTGGCTGAGAACAAATGTTGGAGCTGGGAAGCTTTGCAGAAGTGTCAACTCGAAGTGAACTTTCCTTGGGATGACGAGAAGTATCTGAAGCCGTTTTGGCAGGAGGATTCGCTTTTGTACAGCTTTGCAGATGAAGAGGAGGTGgaaggcgaagaagaagaagaggggtTAGACAGAGATGATTTGATTGAGGATTTGCGGAAACTTGGGGATTTAAGCATTGTTGATGATGAAGCTATAGGGGAAAGCTCAGTGTCAAACAATGACAAGTGCAAGGATGTTAGTCTTGTCTCAAAACAGAGTTCTGCTGATGGTTTGGTAGTCAATGGGAAGGGTAAAGAACCGAGAGTTTGTGATGGGAGGCTAGTTGGTAGGAACATCAGGAAGGTTAATGAAAACTATTTTGGATCTTATAGTTCATTCGGCATTCACAGGGAGATGATTAGTGATAAGGTAATCATGTCACTATAGTATTATCTAACTTGCAGATATTGTGAGTCTGTTTGTTAGCTTAGTTGGATgtattcattttgttttaacTCCTTCACCAGGTTAGAACAGAAGCTTACCGGGATGCACTTTTGAAGAATCCGAGTCTCTTGTCTGGCTCTGTTGTAATGGATGTTGGTTGTGGAACTGGAATATTGAGGTGAGTTAGTTGCTATCTTTCTCGCTCTATTGTCGCCATCTCGTTCTCCTTCAGGAATCCTTTCACTCATTCTAGGTTATTGCATCTAGATTTTAAGACTATATACTAAACATGCAGCCTAAGTTTTAACATGCATTTTCTTACCTGGTGGCTCCAtatgctttttcttttcttttttgcctTCTGAAGGCTTTTCTTTACTTTACCGTGTCTATATGCgaagaaatttaataaaaaaatttctaatataATCTATTCTTCTTTGGTGCATCTTAATTGGGATATGCATGCAATATCCTAACTGGAAAGGAATAATATACATTTCTTTTAACATGTTTTTCCTTTTGCATGCAGTCTCTTTGCTGCTCAAGCGGGAGCTTCAAGGGTAGTTGCAGTTGAAGCTAGTGAGAAGATGGCCAAAGTTGCAACAAAGGTTAGTTTTCTCTACTTTTCTATCATATATTAATTCTTCTCcggtttgaatttttattttctccgAACAGATTGCCAAGGATAACAAAGTGTTTAATGATAACGAGCATAATGGGGTACTTGAAGTTGCGAACTCAATGGTTGAAGAGCTAGAAAAATCCATAAAGATTCAACCTCATAGTGTTGATGTGTTAGTCAGCGAGTGGATGGGATACTGCCTTCTATATGAGTCAATGCTCACTTCTGTGCTCTATGCAAGAGATCGGTGGTTGAAGCCTGGTGGTGCAATCCTCCCTGACACAGCCACAAtggtaacaaaaacaaaacaaaaaactttaTTGTTTCTTCTTGTGAAATCATATTGTTGAGTTCCTCTCTCCATGGGATCAGTTTGTTGCTGGATTTGGAAAAGGCGCCACAAGTCTTCCTTTCTGGGAAGATGTCTATGGCTTTGACATGTCCTCAATTGGCAAGGAAATTCTTGAAGATACAGCTCGAGTTCCAATTGTTGACGTTGTAGAGGAGCGTCATTTAGTGACACTGCCTGCCCTTCTCCAGGTTTGAAAGCTcaagttttatttgtttctgcCAACAGAAAAGACGAGTTACTTGAATGTTCTAATGTTTTCTTTGTAGACATTTGACTTGGCTACCATGAAACCAGATGAAGTAGATTTCACAGCAACAGCAACGCTGGAACCCACAGGGTCAGAAACAGAAGCTCGGTTGTGCCACGGTGTTGTGTTGTGGTTCGACACAGGTTTCACTGATAGGTTCTGCAAGGAAAACCCAACCGTGCTATCAACATCACCCTACACTCCCCCAACACATTGGGCACAAACTGTCTTGACTTTTCAAGAACCAATCTCAGTGGCACCGGCCTCGGTTCCTCTACTGTCTGGTGATGATGATAGAAGAGGAGGAGCCATTGGAACGAAAGAATGTCCCGCCTCAAGCATTCACCTGCGTGTGAGTGTTGCAAGAGCGTCTGAGCATCGCAGCATCGACGTCTCGTTAGAGGCTACAGGGGTGAGCTCAAAGGGTCAGAAGCGTCGTTGGCCAGTTCAGATATTTAATCTATGAATGTTATTGTATTGTAAGACTTATTTTCTGCATTTTTTGTTCTTCAACAAGGATATGAGGATTAACTTCGATTTTGCTCAGTTCTTTTCATTAGACAAATTGGTAAAATTTCTACGTTTGGAAATGATTTAGATTCGCCTTTGTTGTCTGTTTGATATTAAACGTATCACATTAATATTAGAACACCAAAATAAAGGCAAGTTAAGCACCCACTGTGAGAAAGagaaaccattttttttttttgccatcaagtttttaatattaaaaaggcCAAAGcccaaagaaaacaaattacaaGATCCGAACACATTAGGcctaattttagaaaacaaacgGGCCTACAGCCCAACAAACTCGAAACGGGCCTCCAGCCCAGAAACCTCGAAACCCTAACGATCAGGAATCCAAAGTGTGGCCGCGTGAAGATCTGATCTGAGAGAAAGGACCGGACACGTGTTCACACCTCCACACCGAGGGACACGCGTCTCGCCGGCCGCCGCACCACCACCTCTACTCGCTATCATCGGGAAACCACACTTCGGTTCGCCGGAATCAAACCGGAGCTCACCAGCTCCAAACATCTTCACCGCACATGCTTTGAAGTCCCGGGTGGCTATGATCGGAGAGAAACTCAAGCACCGCGGCGAGATTTCGTCTACCACCGTTGAGAGCATACACCCAGGAAAAAGCTTCGCATGCAACCTCTATTTTAC is part of the Raphanus sativus cultivar WK10039 chromosome 5, ASM80110v3, whole genome shotgun sequence genome and harbors:
- the LOC108862955 gene encoding NADH dehydrogenase [ubiquinone] 1 alpha subcomplex subunit 6, whose translation is MAAPFTLRKIGVPPNSANLTEARRRVFDYFRAACRSIPTIMDIYNLQDVVAPSQLRFAISAQIRKNAHVTDPKVIDLLLFKGMEELTDIVDHAKQRHHIIGQYVVGEGLVQNTGSKDQGKSDFLKNFYTSNYF
- the LOC108856573 gene encoding probable protein arginine N-methyltransferase 3, which codes for MAAETKMVKDCVLNHSDNDEEEEENFSDDGDWGDWEEAADKDDDDDGGFESDFVCLFCDSRFVSCDLLFQHCLPSHGFDFHGVRKELKLDFYASFKLINYIRSQVAENKCWSWEALQKCQLEVNFPWDDEKYLKPFWQEDSLLYSFADEEEVEGEEEEEGLDRDDLIEDLRKLGDLSIVDDEAIGESSVSNNDKCKDVSLVSKQSSADGLVVNGKGKEPRVCDGRLVGRNIRKVNENYFGSYSSFGIHREMISDKVRTEAYRDALLKNPSLLSGSVVMDVGCGTGILSLFAAQAGASRVVAVEASEKMAKVATKIAKDNKVFNDNEHNGVLEVANSMVEELEKSIKIQPHSVDVLVSEWMGYCLLYESMLTSVLYARDRWLKPGGAILPDTATMFVAGFGKGATSLPFWEDVYGFDMSSIGKEILEDTARVPIVDVVEERHLVTLPALLQTFDLATMKPDEVDFTATATLEPTGSETEARLCHGVVLWFDTGFTDRFCKENPTVLSTSPYTPPTHWAQTVLTFQEPISVAPASVPLLSGDDDRRGGAIGTKECPASSIHLRVSVARASEHRSIDVSLEATGVSSKGQKRRWPVQIFNL